The sequence ATTGCCTGGATGTGATGGCGGGCATCACGGTGTTCGCCAACCGCCTGGCCGAGACAGCACTGGAGGGCATGGCCACCACCCTGCGCCTGTTCGACGACGGGGCCGGGAGCGGCGGGGACTCCTTTCTTGAGGCCATGCGCGGCATGCAGCCGCCTTCCGCTCCCCCTTCAACCACTCCCACCCTTGATTGAAAGACCCTGCGATGAGCCGCACCCCTACCCCCGCAGTGAAACCCGCCTGGTTGAACTCGCCCCCGGCGCCCTGGATGCCGACCGCGCCGCCGCCGACACGCTGGCCGCGTTGCAAGCCGGCACCAGTGCAGAACGTGACTTGCTGAACCAGCTTCTTGGGCAAGCCCAGATGGCGGATGCCATTGCCAAATTTAGCCGAACGGTTCGGCTGACTAAGCTGGCATTCGTCCGAGAAAACAAGCTTTATCAACAACTTGCGGGGAAGCAAATGCCGAACGGTTCGGCATTACGCGGAACTTGGGAGGAGTTTTGCGAGTTGTTGGGTTATTCCAAAGACAAGGTCGATCTCGACTTGCAAAACCTGCAAAGCTTTGGCGAAGAGGCTCTGGAAAGCATGTCCCGCATGGGCATCGGCTACCGGGACATGAAGCAGTACCGCCGCCTGCCCGAAGACGCCAAGACCCTGCTGATCGAGACAGCCAAGACGGGTGACAAAGCCGCCTTCCTCGACCTGGCCGAAGAACTGGTGGAACGACACGCCAAGCAAAAGGCGGATCTCGAAGCCAAGCTGGACGACGCCACGAAGACCCTGCAAGCCAAGGACGCCGTGCTGGCCCAGGTGAGCACCGACCTGAACGCCGCCAAAGAAAAGCTGGCCCGCCCCTGGACGCCCAACCCCGAACTGGGCACCCGCAGCGCCACCGAAGACGCCGCCCTGGAAGAGCTGGCCAAGGCCGCCGACGCCAGCGCCCAAAGCGCCCGCCGCCTGGGCGTGGTGGTGGCTGACATCTGCGCCAACCAGACCAACCAAGCCCTGCGCACCAAAGCCCTGCAAGCCCTGACCTACGTGGTGGTCACGCTGCGCGAAGTGGTGATTGAACACGGCCTGGAAGTGGAAGTGAGCGACGACGCCCTGGGCACCCGCCCCGCCTGGATGAACGCCGCCTGGCAGCAACCCAGTGATGACACCACCGCGTGAGGAGAACCACGATGAGCCTGAACCCCACCACCGTTGACATCCGCTCCCTCAACGAACAACAGCGCCGGGCGCTGCTGGACTGCACCGGCCTGAGCCGCCGGCAATCGGCCTACCGCAACTCATTTGTGGTGCGCAAAGGAGGTGCCGATGCGCAGTTGGCCCAGCAACTGGAAGCCAAGGGCCTGATGTGCTGCAAGCCGTATTTGAACGACCACAGCCTGCTCTACCAAGTGACCCAGGCCGGAATGGATGCAGCGCTGGCCATTGGCGCCCTGAAGCAGGGCCGCGCCTGGGTGCCCTGCCACGTCACCCCCGCCCAAGCCTGACAACCCTCGCCCAAGGAAACGACCATGTTCAAGAACCTGATTTTGTACGCCATCACCGGCACCAACCCTGCCCGGTGCGCCGACCTGATTCCTGCGCTGGTGCGCGAGGAGTTCCGCCCCTGCGAGCCGGCCAAGGAACATTCGGCTGGTTGGGTTGATCCGGCCGACCCGAGCGCGACCCGAGGCGCTTTGGTGCAGCCGTTGTTCTGCCACGGCTGGATGCTGGCCTACAAGACCGAAACCAAGAAGGTGCCCACCCAGGCGCTGAAGGCGCGGGTGGCAGAGATGGCCGAGGCCATCTACAAGGAAACCGGGCGCCGCCCCGGCAAGACGGCTGCCAAGGATTTGGCCGAAGCAGCCAAGTTTGAGCTGTTGCCCCGTGCGTTTGCCCTCCAAGAAACCACGCTGGTGTGGCTGGACACGGACAACGGCTGGCTGGCATTGGACTGCGCCAGCGCCAAGCGCGGCGCGGACATCGTGACGGCGCTGGTGCGGATGATCCCCGGCCTTGTGGTGACGCCAGTGCAGACGCAGGTTTCCCCGGCTGCGGCCATGTCCACCTGGCTGGGCAGCGGTGATGCACCCTGGTCGTTTGGCCTGTGCCTGGGCCGCTCCGCCGAGCTGCACCGTCAGGACGAAACCCGCGCCAAGGTGCGCTACGTCAACCACTCGCTGGTGACGGACGAAGTGCGTGCCCATGTGCGTGAGGGCTACACCGCCAAGCAACTGGCGTTGGAGTGGGATACCCGGATGACCTTTGTGCTCACCGATGCCTGGACGCTGCGGAACGTGGCCCTCACCGATGTGGTGCTGGAAGAGAACAAGACGGCGGGCGGCCCCGGCTGGCCTGACGCCGAGGAGGTTTGGCGCACCGATGCGGTGCTGATGACCGCCGAGCTGCAACGCATGTTGGCCGACTTGATGAACGCCCTGGGCGGCAAGTTGGCGATCGGGCAACCCGCTGCCACCGCCCAGGCGTAACCCCCACACAAGGAGCGGGCACCATGCCTCCGAGCCATCAAATTTCAGCCGATCAAGTGCTGTACCTGCACGAGGTACGCACCCGGCTGGACAAGGCCGCGCACGGCGAGTGCGGCGCCATTGCGGATGAGGCGGCGGCGCAGCTTGGCGTGACGCGCAGCACCATCCACCGCCTACTGGCCGAGCAGCTCGGCCGGGACACGGGGCGCAAGCGCCGCAGCGATGCGGGCAAGCGTGGCGTGACCCACGATGAGCTGATGAAGATCAGCGCGGCGCTGATGGGCACCTTCCGACGCAAAGGCATCAACCGCATGACCGCCGATGACGCGGTGGAGCTGCTGCGCCACGACACGGTGGGGCTCATCAGCACCCAGCTTTCCACCAGCAGGCTGCTGGTGCTGCTGCGCGAAGCCGGGCTGCACCCCGACCAGTTGCGCCTGCCGGAGCCGGCGATTCAGGTGGCCACGGAGCACCCGAACCAGTTCTGGCAAGTGGATGCATCGGTGTGCGTTGTTTATTACCTCAGCAACGCCACCGGGTTGCAGGTGATGGACGAAAAGAAGTTCTACAAGAATAAGCCGGCGAATATCACCCGCGTCCAGGAAGAACGGTTGATTCGGTATACCGCCGCCGATGTGAACTCCCATGATTTCCTGACCCGGTATTACCTGGGCAGTGAATCAGCGGCCAACCTGGGTGAGTTTCTGATCTGGGCGTTTGGTGACAAGGGCGGACGCCACCCGATGCACGGGGTGCCGCTGCATCTGGAGTTCGACCCAGGTGCGGCCAACACCTCGGCGCCGGTGCTCAACCTGTGCGAGCGCCTGAAGTCCAAGGTGCTGGTGCATGAGCGTCACCGCTCACGCTCCAACGGCAGCGTGGAGAAGGCCCACCACCTGGTGGAAATCCACTTCGAGCTGGCCAGCCTGCGCTTTGCCAAAGTGGCCAGCCTGGACGACTTGAACGACAAGGCGCTGCTGTGGAGCCACTGGTACTGCGGCACGAAGAACCACAGCCGCTACGGGCGCCCGCGCCATGCGCAATGGTTGACGATCACCGCTGACCAACTGCGCATCGCTCCCCCGGCGGATGTGATGCGCCGCCTGATGCGGGCGCACCCGATCAAGCGCAAGGTGGACACGAATCTGGAGATCACCTTCGCCTTGCGTGGGGCCGATGGCAAGGTGAGCCGCCACAGCTACCGCGTGCGCCACTTGCCGGGCGTGAAGGCTGGGGACATGGTGCCGGTGGTGGCCGACCCGTACCACCCGCCCAGCGTCGAGGTTGGCTATGTGGACGGCAGCACCGGGCGCCTGGCGTGGATGCCGTTCGAGGCGGTGACGTTCACCAGTGCCGGATACGCCACCGACGCACCGCAGCGCGGCCAGGAACTGCGCGCCGCGCCGCGTGGCTTGCTGGACGTGAACCGGGATGCGGTGGTGCAAACCGCCTACGGCGGCGACACGCTGGACGAAGCCAAGGAACGCCAAGAAAAGGGTGGCCTTGTGTTTGCCGGGCAGGTTGACCCGTTTGCCATGCACAAGGCGGATGCCGCCCAACTGCCCACTTACATGCCCAAGCGCGGGCACCAAGTGGCGGTGGAAGACCGGGCGGTATCCACCCGCCGCCTGACGGTGCCCGAGGCGTGCCAAGAGCTGAAGCGCCGCCTGGGCGAGCGCTACACGCCCCAGGTGTACGGCTGGGTGCAAGCCCGGTTCGGCGCCGACGGCGTGCCCGAAGACCAACTCGAAACCCTGGCCGAGCAACTGGCGCCAAGCGCACCCGCTGCCCAGCCCGTGGCCCCGATGCCGCTGCGTGCGGTGGGAGGTTTGTGATGAGCAAGAGCATCAAAGAAATTACCCGTGCCGTGAAGGCCGCGACCGGTAAAACGCCGGCTGAGCTGCTGCTGGAGCGGTTTGAAGAACAGCAAACTTCGACCCTCAAGACCGACGAAACCACCCCAGAAGAGCGGGCCGCGATTGGTGCTCTGGAGGATGCAATCCGCGCCCTGCCGCGCAGCTTGTTCATTGAAACCAGCGAGCACGAAGGCCGCGCAGCCATCTACAAGCGCACGGGGCCTGGGGAAATGGTGCTGGTGGGAACCGTCTACCGCAAACGCACGTTTTCACAGGTTTGAGGGGTTCAAGTCATGACCCCCAACACCCACCCCCTGCGCCTGCACACCGTGCTGACCGCCTCGCGGTTGAGCCTGCGCCAAGTGGCTGAACCGGCGGGCATTTCACCGGCAGGTTTGTCACAACTGGCGCTGCATGGGCAGTGGCCCAAGCGCCGCGATCAGGCCGAACTGCGCCAGGCCGTCACCCGCTCGCTCGCTGACCTGGGCGTGCCAACCGAGCAGCTTGATCACCTGTTCGAGCCGCTACCGGATGCCACCCAAACCGCCCCCAGCACCACCGACAAGCCCTCTCTGTTGCCCCCGCTGCGCCGCGCCCATCGGGCTGGCACCCACCCCAACACCCGCACCACACCCAACCAGGAAGACACCATGCTGATCGCCAAACAGAGCCTGACCACCGACGCTCGCAAGCACTTCAAGTTGTTCACCGGCCCGTTCGACGACGAGGTGACACAAGACGCTCACCTGTTCGCCAATGCCGAAATCCGGTTCGTGCGCGAAATGGTGTGGCAAGCCGCACTCAACGCCCGCATGTTGGCCCTGGTAGGCGAGAGTGGCTCAGGCAAGACCACCATCCTGGGCGACCTGAAAGAGCGCATCCAGCGCGAGAACAAACTGCTCAAGATCATCGCCCCCAGCGTGGTGGGCATGGCCGACAAAGACACCAAGGGCAAGCCGCTCAAGAGCAGCGACATCCTGGCGGCCATCGTGCTCGACCTCGACCCCAAAGCCACCGTGGCCCAAACCTCCGAGGCGCGCACCCGCCAAGTGTTGAAACTGCTGGAAGAACATCGCAAGGCGGGCTGGGCGCATGTACTGGTTCTGGAAGAGGCGCACGACTCACCCTCCACCACCCTCAACCAGTTCAAGCGTTTGCATGAGCGCATGCGCGTGGGTCGGGCTCCACTGCTGGGCATCCTGATGGTGGGCCACCAGGAGCTGGCCGACAAACTGCAAAAGAACGATGTGCGCGAAGTGCTGCAACGCACCGAGATCGTCGAACTGCGCCCGCTGGGTGTGAAGTCGGGCGACCTGGCCGCCTACATGGCCCACCGCGTCAAAGCCTACTGTGGTCGGGAGTTGGGCGAACTGTTCGAGCTGGACGCTATCGCGGCCCTGGCCACGCGGCTGCAAGGCGACATCTACCCGCTGGCCATCAACAATTTGTCCAACCGGGCGCTGAATCAGGCCGCCGAGCTGGGCGCCCCGGTGGTGACTGCTGACGTGGTGCGGATGGCATGAACACCGCCACCTCCCTGGCCTGGGCTGTG is a genomic window of Vitreoscilla filiformis containing:
- a CDS encoding recombination-associated protein RdgC, which codes for MFKNLILYAITGTNPARCADLIPALVREEFRPCEPAKEHSAGWVDPADPSATRGALVQPLFCHGWMLAYKTETKKVPTQALKARVAEMAEAIYKETGRRPGKTAAKDLAEAAKFELLPRAFALQETTLVWLDTDNGWLALDCASAKRGADIVTALVRMIPGLVVTPVQTQVSPAAAMSTWLGSGDAPWSFGLCLGRSAELHRQDETRAKVRYVNHSLVTDEVRAHVREGYTAKQLALEWDTRMTFVLTDAWTLRNVALTDVVLEENKTAGGPGWPDAEEVWRTDAVLMTAELQRMLADLMNALGGKLAIGQPAATAQA
- a CDS encoding DDE-type integrase/transposase/recombinase, which translates into the protein MPPSHQISADQVLYLHEVRTRLDKAAHGECGAIADEAAAQLGVTRSTIHRLLAEQLGRDTGRKRRSDAGKRGVTHDELMKISAALMGTFRRKGINRMTADDAVELLRHDTVGLISTQLSTSRLLVLLREAGLHPDQLRLPEPAIQVATEHPNQFWQVDASVCVVYYLSNATGLQVMDEKKFYKNKPANITRVQEERLIRYTAADVNSHDFLTRYYLGSESAANLGEFLIWAFGDKGGRHPMHGVPLHLEFDPGAANTSAPVLNLCERLKSKVLVHERHRSRSNGSVEKAHHLVEIHFELASLRFAKVASLDDLNDKALLWSHWYCGTKNHSRYGRPRHAQWLTITADQLRIAPPADVMRRLMRAHPIKRKVDTNLEITFALRGADGKVSRHSYRVRHLPGVKAGDMVPVVADPYHPPSVEVGYVDGSTGRLAWMPFEAVTFTSAGYATDAPQRGQELRAAPRGLLDVNRDAVVQTAYGGDTLDEAKERQEKGGLVFAGQVDPFAMHKADAAQLPTYMPKRGHQVAVEDRAVSTRRLTVPEACQELKRRLGERYTPQVYGWVQARFGADGVPEDQLETLAEQLAPSAPAAQPVAPMPLRAVGGL
- a CDS encoding ExeA family protein gives rise to the protein MTPNTHPLRLHTVLTASRLSLRQVAEPAGISPAGLSQLALHGQWPKRRDQAELRQAVTRSLADLGVPTEQLDHLFEPLPDATQTAPSTTDKPSLLPPLRRAHRAGTHPNTRTTPNQEDTMLIAKQSLTTDARKHFKLFTGPFDDEVTQDAHLFANAEIRFVREMVWQAALNARMLALVGESGSGKTTILGDLKERIQRENKLLKIIAPSVVGMADKDTKGKPLKSSDILAAIVLDLDPKATVAQTSEARTRQVLKLLEEHRKAGWAHVLVLEEAHDSPSTTLNQFKRLHERMRVGRAPLLGILMVGHQELADKLQKNDVREVLQRTEIVELRPLGVKSGDLAAYMAHRVKAYCGRELGELFELDAIAALATRLQGDIYPLAINNLSNRALNQAAELGAPVVTADVVRMA